In one window of Tepidamorphus gemmatus DNA:
- a CDS encoding branched-chain amino acid ABC transporter ATP-binding protein/permease gives MKSRLLAKYQPLVIAAVGLAVLPFVVPWFGLTVSTATVIVVLTIAALGLNMMMGYAGLVSFGHAAWFGIGGYAAALAQRHVLPDQIVLPILCGMAFVALLSAIVGAVMLRRRGVYFALMTLALCALTYTISFRWTAVTGGEDGLGGLRRGSIGPFSLDVQMNYYIFVALVGLAALYLLVRVVHSPFGHVLVAIRENQARATFQGYPVQRYKLAVFVLSATVTALAGALSGFQHYIVSAEATSIEFSGELLAMVVIGGMHHHILGPAVGVMFYILFRELFSIWTQDWLFWFGLIFVAFVMYLPGGIVGIGARIRDRLRPPPEEDAAMSRRRIYQGLPVPEFLRPQRREGAVLEVDDVAKRFGGIQAVNGARLAVESGQIHALIGPNGAGKTTLFNLISGAYAPDRGTVRLHGRPIHGLSPDAICQQGLARSFQITNLFEGLSILENLRLSAQARHPGRFNFWRDVDSYTQVNADTAELIRFLGLEGIEDIKGRDLSYGGQRLVDLGIALASRPQVLLLDEPLAGLAAAERERVFDLVRTVSSNIPVLLVEHDIDRVLALSHRVTVMNQGEVLVSGSPEEIRNDRRVQEIYTGKGAHALAGRPPCLVSGNEVVLSAQKLNTFYGKSHILNDATLEVRKGEIVALLGRNGAGKSTLLKSLAGLVPPKSGSIIFEGREIVGLPAHEVARLGIGYVPQNRGLFAGMTVAENLELGRLARTTESRGGVVWSEERILEMFPRLRERLHTHADYLSGGEQQMLSIARALSGNVRLLLLDEPFEGLAPAVIDELFDVLDRLRADLPIIVVEHNLDLVLALADRVFALERGEVFHQGPAHALLTDLEYRKQILWL, from the coding sequence ATGAAGTCCAGACTTCTTGCCAAGTATCAGCCGCTGGTGATCGCCGCTGTCGGCCTGGCGGTGCTCCCCTTCGTTGTGCCGTGGTTCGGCCTGACGGTCAGCACGGCGACGGTGATCGTCGTCCTCACGATCGCCGCCCTCGGCCTGAACATGATGATGGGCTATGCCGGCCTCGTCTCGTTCGGCCATGCCGCCTGGTTCGGGATCGGTGGCTATGCTGCAGCGCTCGCCCAGCGTCACGTCCTTCCCGACCAGATCGTCCTGCCGATCCTGTGCGGCATGGCGTTCGTCGCGCTCCTGTCCGCGATCGTCGGCGCGGTGATGCTGCGCCGCCGCGGCGTCTACTTCGCCCTGATGACGCTGGCGCTCTGCGCGCTCACCTACACGATCTCCTTCCGTTGGACGGCCGTCACCGGCGGCGAAGATGGCCTCGGCGGCTTGCGGCGCGGCTCGATCGGGCCGTTCAGCCTCGACGTGCAGATGAACTACTACATCTTCGTCGCCCTTGTCGGTCTTGCCGCGCTTTACCTGCTCGTGCGCGTCGTCCACTCGCCGTTCGGCCACGTGCTGGTCGCCATCCGCGAGAACCAGGCGCGGGCGACGTTCCAGGGCTATCCGGTCCAGCGCTACAAGCTCGCGGTGTTCGTGCTGTCAGCCACCGTCACCGCGCTTGCCGGCGCGCTGTCGGGCTTCCAGCACTACATAGTGTCGGCCGAGGCGACCTCGATCGAGTTTTCCGGCGAACTTCTTGCCATGGTCGTCATCGGCGGGATGCACCATCACATCCTCGGCCCCGCCGTCGGCGTCATGTTCTACATCCTGTTCCGCGAGCTGTTCTCGATCTGGACGCAGGACTGGCTGTTCTGGTTCGGCCTGATCTTCGTCGCCTTCGTCATGTACTTGCCGGGTGGGATCGTCGGCATCGGCGCCCGGATTCGCGACCGTCTGCGGCCGCCGCCCGAGGAGGACGCGGCGATGAGTCGGCGCAGGATCTATCAAGGCCTGCCCGTGCCGGAGTTCCTGCGGCCACAGCGCCGCGAGGGCGCCGTGCTCGAGGTCGACGACGTGGCGAAGCGCTTTGGCGGCATCCAGGCCGTGAACGGCGCCAGGCTCGCCGTGGAGTCGGGGCAGATCCATGCGCTCATCGGACCGAACGGCGCCGGCAAGACAACATTGTTCAACTTGATTTCTGGCGCCTATGCGCCCGACCGCGGCACGGTCAGGCTCCATGGTCGGCCGATTCACGGGCTGTCTCCCGACGCGATCTGCCAGCAGGGGCTGGCCCGCTCGTTCCAGATCACCAACCTGTTCGAGGGGCTGTCGATCCTCGAGAACCTGCGTCTGTCCGCCCAGGCACGCCATCCAGGTCGCTTCAACTTCTGGCGCGACGTCGACAGCTACACGCAGGTGAACGCCGACACGGCCGAACTGATCCGCTTCCTTGGCCTAGAAGGCATCGAGGACATCAAGGGCAGGGACCTGTCCTATGGCGGCCAGCGGCTCGTCGATCTCGGCATCGCGCTCGCCTCGCGCCCGCAAGTGCTGCTGCTCGACGAGCCGCTGGCGGGCCTCGCCGCAGCCGAGCGCGAGCGCGTTTTCGACCTCGTGCGCACCGTGTCGTCGAACATCCCGGTGCTGCTCGTCGAGCACGATATCGACCGGGTGCTCGCCCTGTCACACCGGGTCACGGTTATGAACCAAGGCGAGGTGCTGGTCTCCGGAAGTCCCGAGGAAATCCGCAACGACCGGCGCGTGCAGGAAATCTACACCGGAAAGGGGGCGCATGCCCTCGCCGGGCGGCCGCCATGCTTGGTGAGCGGCAACGAGGTCGTCCTCTCGGCACAGAAACTCAACACCTTCTACGGCAAGAGCCATATCCTCAACGACGCGACGCTGGAGGTGCGCAAGGGCGAGATCGTCGCGCTGCTCGGCCGCAACGGCGCCGGCAAGTCGACGTTGCTGAAGTCTCTGGCCGGGCTGGTGCCACCGAAGTCGGGCAGCATCATCTTCGAGGGCCGCGAGATCGTCGGGCTGCCTGCCCATGAGGTCGCCCGTCTCGGAATCGGCTACGTGCCGCAGAATCGGGGTCTGTTCGCCGGCATGACGGTCGCCGAGAATCTCGAACTGGGGCGGCTCGCGCGTACCACCGAGTCGCGCGGCGGCGTGGTGTGGAGCGAGGAGCGCATCCTGGAGATGTTTCCGCGCCTTCGCGAGCGCCTGCACACCCATGCCGATTATCTCTCCGGTGGCGAGCAGCAGATGCTGTCCATCGCGCGGGCGCTCTCCGGCAATGTCAGACTGCTGCTGCTCGACGAGCCGTTCGAGGGTCTGGCACCGGCCGTCATCGACGAGCTGTTCGACGTGCTCGACCGGCTGCGCGCCGACCTGCCGATCATCGTCGTGGAGCACAATCTCGACCTCGTCCTGGCGCTCGCCGACCGGGTCTTCGCTCTCGAGCGCGGCGAGGTTTTCCATCAGGGGCCGGCCCACGCGCTGCTCACCGATCTCGAATACCGCAAGCAGATCCTGTGGCTGTGA
- a CDS encoding aldehyde dehydrogenase family protein: protein MNDTTTNANIAASRQAEARLLIAGRWEQGEGSPVPILDKFLLSQIGEVRPASARQVELMVESAAAAFRKGAPIAHERGEILSRAAAIVAARRRDFVATMQSEAGFTIADAEGEVTRCLETLRLSAEEARRLTGDMLPFEGAPGQAGRLAFTLRVPLGVVAAITPFNSPLNTVAHKVAPAFAAGNAVILKPSTSTPLTACLLAEALVEAGLPTGFLSVLHGGGEVARFLLDNEQVRFFAFTGSTEVGRIIQAAAGLRRTQMELGSIAFTILGEDADLDRALPKIVNAGYRKAGQVCTSVQILLVHEARRAEVERRLAPMVAALRCGDPRDPATFVGPLIGEREAARVEAWIGEAVAGGARLLAGGTRSGPVVAPTLLTDIRADMKVGCAEIFGPVICIAPFATLDEAIDRVNSTPFGLATGLFTQRLNDAFEAARRLEVGGVHINETSSARVDLMPYGGSKDSGFGREGPHYAIREMTEERVVSISTR, encoded by the coding sequence GTGAACGACACGACGACGAACGCCAACATTGCTGCTTCGCGACAGGCCGAGGCGCGGCTGCTGATCGCCGGACGCTGGGAGCAAGGTGAAGGCTCGCCGGTCCCGATCCTCGACAAGTTCCTGTTGTCGCAGATTGGCGAGGTGCGCCCGGCATCGGCCCGGCAGGTGGAGCTCATGGTGGAGTCGGCTGCCGCTGCCTTCCGCAAGGGGGCACCCATCGCCCACGAGCGCGGCGAGATCCTTTCCCGCGCGGCCGCGATTGTGGCGGCAAGACGCCGGGATTTTGTCGCCACGATGCAATCCGAAGCAGGTTTCACCATTGCCGACGCCGAGGGCGAGGTGACGCGCTGCCTGGAGACGTTGCGGCTTTCTGCCGAGGAGGCGCGGCGGCTGACCGGTGACATGCTGCCGTTCGAGGGGGCACCCGGCCAGGCCGGCCGCCTTGCCTTCACGCTTCGCGTGCCGCTCGGCGTCGTCGCCGCCATCACGCCGTTCAATTCGCCGCTCAACACCGTGGCGCACAAGGTTGCGCCGGCCTTCGCGGCCGGCAACGCGGTGATCCTCAAGCCCTCGACCAGCACGCCGCTGACGGCATGCCTTCTGGCCGAGGCGCTGGTCGAGGCCGGCCTGCCAACCGGCTTCCTCTCCGTCCTCCACGGAGGCGGCGAGGTGGCGCGCTTCCTCCTCGACAACGAGCAGGTGCGCTTCTTCGCCTTCACCGGCAGCACCGAGGTCGGCCGGATCATCCAGGCCGCGGCCGGCCTCAGACGCACGCAGATGGAACTCGGTTCCATCGCCTTCACCATCCTTGGCGAAGACGCCGATCTCGACCGCGCCCTGCCCAAGATCGTCAATGCCGGCTACCGCAAGGCCGGTCAGGTCTGCACGTCGGTACAGATTCTCCTCGTCCACGAGGCACGCCGCGCCGAGGTCGAGCGGCGCCTCGCCCCGATGGTCGCCGCGCTGCGCTGCGGCGATCCACGCGACCCGGCAACCTTTGTCGGGCCGCTGATTGGCGAGCGCGAGGCTGCGCGTGTCGAGGCCTGGATTGGTGAGGCGGTGGCGGGCGGGGCACGCCTGCTCGCCGGCGGCACGCGCAGCGGCCCGGTGGTGGCACCGACCCTGCTGACCGACATCCGTGCCGACATGAAGGTCGGATGCGCGGAAATCTTCGGACCGGTCATCTGTATCGCGCCGTTCGCGACGCTCGACGAGGCGATCGATCGCGTCAATTCCACACCATTCGGGCTGGCCACCGGGCTCTTCACCCAGCGGCTCAACGACGCCTTCGAGGCGGCTCGGCGGCTGGAGGTCGGCGGAGTGCACATCAACGAAACGTCGAGTGCCCGCGTCGACCTGATGCCCTATGGCGGCTCCAAGGACAGCGGCTTCGGGCGAGAAGGACCACACTACGCGATCCGCGAGATGACCGAGGAGCGCGTCGTCTCGATCTCCACCCGCTGA
- a CDS encoding SDR family oxidoreductase, giving the protein MTRKIAFVFGGSRGIGAACVTALRADGFDVAYSYVTNAPVAAEDGPGKRAFRADISDPGDVARFFDEAGAALGGAPDCVVANAGINVPPVPLAQFPPEDFHRLMEINVVGAFNILSEAARRIADNGSIIALTTSLVRHAVPGAGPYSASKAAVECLVRSLAKELAGRGIRVNAVAPGPVDTDLFRTGKDEAAIQRSAGLSPFNRVGRPEEVANVVSFLASPKASWIHGQIVQPNGGLI; this is encoded by the coding sequence ATGACCAGGAAGATCGCCTTCGTTTTCGGCGGCTCGCGCGGCATCGGCGCGGCTTGCGTGACGGCGCTGCGTGCCGACGGCTTCGACGTCGCCTACAGCTATGTGACCAATGCCCCCGTTGCCGCGGAAGACGGGCCTGGCAAGCGTGCCTTCCGGGCCGACATCAGCGATCCGGGCGATGTCGCCCGGTTCTTCGACGAGGCGGGCGCCGCGCTCGGCGGAGCGCCAGACTGCGTGGTCGCCAATGCCGGCATCAACGTTCCGCCGGTACCGCTGGCGCAGTTTCCGCCAGAGGATTTTCACCGACTCATGGAAATCAACGTCGTCGGCGCCTTCAACATCCTGTCGGAAGCGGCACGCAGGATTGCTGACAACGGCTCGATCATCGCGCTGACCACGTCGCTGGTGCGCCACGCTGTGCCGGGCGCCGGCCCCTACAGCGCCTCCAAGGCGGCGGTGGAATGCCTGGTGCGCTCCCTGGCGAAAGAGCTTGCCGGGCGGGGCATCCGCGTCAACGCCGTCGCGCCCGGTCCGGTAGACACCGACCTCTTCCGCACCGGCAAGGACGAGGCGGCGATCCAGCGGTCGGCGGGGCTCAGCCCGTTCAACCGCGTCGGCCGCCCGGAGGAGGTGGCGAACGTCGTGAGCTTCCTGGCGTCGCCGAAGGCGAGCTGGATTCACGGCCAGATCGTGCAGCCGAACGGCGGACTGATCTAG
- a CDS encoding GntR family transcriptional regulator, whose protein sequence is MARQARTARDRAEPLSTMVYRSLVDRLRAGTLAPGSRLREEDIAAEMGVSRTPVREALTRFHARGLATASSYGLTVTELDRRQVGELYAMRAVLEGAAARFAAENASAADLAAIRHAAEIFEQEAHDAASLARANAAFHESIYQTARNDYLMRMLEDLNDSLALLPRTTFQIPGRSEEAKREHAAVLDAIERRDADAAEQAMRNHMHKALVGRLKLQFSLVARPA, encoded by the coding sequence ATGGCAAGACAGGCAAGAACCGCCCGGGACCGGGCCGAACCGCTGAGCACGATGGTGTATCGCAGCCTCGTCGACCGGCTCCGCGCGGGCACCCTCGCGCCCGGCAGCCGTCTGCGCGAGGAAGACATCGCCGCCGAAATGGGCGTCAGCCGCACGCCGGTGCGCGAGGCGCTGACGCGATTTCATGCGCGCGGCCTTGCTACGGCAAGCAGCTACGGTCTTACCGTCACCGAGCTCGATCGCCGGCAGGTGGGCGAGCTGTACGCGATGCGCGCCGTTCTCGAAGGAGCGGCCGCCCGCTTCGCGGCGGAGAATGCCTCGGCCGCCGACCTCGCCGCCATACGCCATGCAGCCGAAATCTTCGAGCAGGAGGCCCACGACGCAGCATCGCTCGCGCGAGCCAATGCGGCCTTCCATGAATCGATCTACCAGACCGCCCGCAACGACTACCTGATGCGGATGCTGGAGGATCTGAACGATTCGCTCGCGCTGCTGCCGCGCACCACCTTTCAGATTCCGGGGCGCAGCGAGGAAGCCAAGCGGGAGCACGCCGCCGTTCTCGACGCGATCGAGCGGCGCGACGCCGACGCTGCCGAGCAGGCGATGCGCAACCACATGCACAAGGCTCTGGTCGGCCGGCTGAAACTGCAGTTCTCGCTGGTCGCGCGGCCGGCATGA
- the bchI gene encoding magnesium chelatase ATPase subunit I, producing MLHVPGHGNGRLRAPVEQPAARSDRSRSHAGGQPSGRRRHVEQGGRPAFPFSAIVAQDDLKRALILAAIDPTIGGVLAFGDRGTGKSTIVRALAALLPPITVVAGCPYNCRPGAPQEQCDTCRDARASRSLKVPVPVVDLPLGATEDRVVGALDLERALVAGEKRFEPGILARANRGFLYVDEVNLLEDHLVDLLLDVAASGENVVEREGISLRHPARFVLIGSGNPEEGELRPQLLDRFGLAVKVATPDNLADRIEVVRRRDAYDRDPGGFAALWAGRERSLRRRISAARRRLATVGTPDAALESAAGLCMAVGTDGLRAELTLIRAARALAAFEDRPAVAGDHLKAVAPLALRHRLRRNPLDETGSGARLERALTDHFG from the coding sequence ATGCTACATGTCCCGGGCCATGGAAACGGCCGGCTCAGGGCACCGGTGGAGCAGCCTGCGGCCCGGTCCGACCGGTCTCGCTCTCACGCCGGCGGACAGCCGTCCGGCCGACGCCGGCATGTCGAGCAGGGCGGGCGGCCGGCGTTCCCGTTCTCGGCCATCGTCGCGCAGGATGACCTCAAGCGGGCTCTGATCCTCGCCGCGATCGACCCGACGATCGGCGGCGTTCTGGCGTTCGGCGATCGCGGCACCGGCAAGTCGACCATCGTCCGCGCACTCGCCGCGCTCTTGCCGCCGATCACTGTCGTCGCGGGCTGCCCCTACAATTGCCGGCCTGGCGCACCGCAGGAGCAGTGCGACACCTGTCGCGATGCGCGTGCCTCCAGAAGCCTCAAGGTGCCGGTTCCGGTCGTCGATCTGCCGCTCGGCGCGACCGAGGACCGGGTCGTCGGCGCACTCGATCTCGAGCGGGCGCTGGTCGCTGGCGAGAAGCGCTTCGAGCCCGGCATTCTGGCGCGGGCCAATCGCGGCTTCCTCTACGTCGACGAGGTAAACCTGCTGGAGGACCATCTGGTCGACCTGTTGCTCGACGTGGCAGCATCCGGCGAGAACGTCGTGGAACGCGAGGGCATCAGCCTGCGTCATCCGGCGCGCTTCGTGCTGATCGGCAGCGGCAATCCGGAGGAGGGCGAACTGCGGCCGCAACTGCTCGACCGCTTCGGGCTCGCCGTCAAGGTCGCGACACCCGATAATCTCGCCGACCGGATCGAGGTCGTCCGGCGGCGCGATGCCTACGACCGCGATCCCGGCGGATTCGCCGCCCTCTGGGCCGGCCGGGAGCGAAGCCTGCGGCGCCGGATTTCGGCAGCCCGGCGGCGGCTGGCGACAGTCGGGACACCGGACGCTGCCCTCGAATCCGCCGCCGGCCTGTGTATGGCGGTCGGCACGGACGGGCTGCGCGCGGAGCTGACGTTGATCCGCGCCGCCCGCGCACTCGCCGCATTCGAGGATCGGCCGGCGGTCGCCGGCGACCATCTGAAGGCGGTCGCCCCACTGGCGCTGCGCCATCGCCTGCGCCGCAATCCGCTCGACGAGACCGGTTCCGGCGCGCGCCTCGAGCGCGCGCTGACCGACCATTTCGGATGA
- a CDS encoding magnesium chelatase subunit D → MTGSGPSPHDWPDAVLAAGLLAVAGPALGGAVVRAAHGPARERWNDILAALMPPAAPIRRVPLHIDDERLIGGIDLVASLAVGRPVAERGLLAAADGGLLILPMAERADPATVARIGQALDSGSVTLARDGLCRRWPARFAVVAFDEGIGEDETVAEPLRERLGLWLDLSDTCPMELDVKPADIAAAVAAGRGCLAATRLAKGAPDTLCTTAALLGIGSLRAPILAARAATAIAALDGRDLTDERDIALAARLVLGPRATQLPQDGAARGESDPTGTAAPPRSDQTAEPDAADRPVEEHAEDIAVAAAFAALPPGLLERLRHGGGQRRQVRHGGSGATGLSAQRGRAHGTKRTAPGRPDKIDILATLRAAAPWQRLRSAGRTGGSRRIEVRKDDLRAIRRKQRRQTTTIFVVDASGSCALQRLAEAKGAVELLLADCYVRRDHVALLAFRGSDAEIVLPATRSLHRARRDLACLPGGGGTPLASAIERAAELADQELRRDRSPVIVLLTDGRANVTRDNRRDRVTATREAIDAGRALAKAGVASVLIDTALRPDPRALELAQAMGAIYLPMPHADAAGLSSAARKAAGAMRSAAPWQ, encoded by the coding sequence ATGACCGGCAGCGGCCCATCGCCGCATGACTGGCCGGACGCGGTGCTGGCCGCCGGCCTCCTCGCCGTCGCCGGCCCGGCCCTGGGCGGCGCCGTCGTCAGGGCCGCGCACGGGCCGGCCCGCGAGCGCTGGAACGACATCCTCGCCGCTCTCATGCCGCCAGCCGCGCCGATCCGCAGGGTGCCCCTTCATATCGACGATGAGCGTCTGATCGGCGGCATCGACCTCGTCGCGAGCCTCGCCGTCGGCCGCCCCGTCGCCGAGCGTGGCCTGCTCGCGGCGGCGGATGGCGGCCTGCTGATCCTGCCAATGGCGGAACGGGCTGACCCGGCGACGGTAGCGAGGATCGGACAGGCGCTCGATAGCGGATCGGTGACGCTCGCGCGTGACGGGCTGTGCCGCCGCTGGCCCGCCCGCTTCGCTGTGGTCGCGTTCGACGAAGGGATCGGCGAGGACGAGACGGTCGCAGAGCCGCTGAGGGAGCGGCTCGGGCTGTGGCTGGATCTGTCGGACACATGTCCGATGGAGCTGGACGTCAAGCCGGCCGACATCGCCGCCGCCGTGGCGGCCGGGCGTGGATGCCTTGCGGCGACACGGCTCGCCAAGGGTGCACCGGACACCCTGTGCACCACCGCGGCGCTGCTCGGCATCGGGTCGCTTCGCGCGCCGATCCTGGCGGCGCGCGCCGCAACGGCAATTGCCGCCCTCGACGGTCGTGACCTGACGGACGAGCGTGATATCGCCCTCGCCGCGAGGCTGGTGCTCGGGCCGCGAGCGACGCAGCTGCCGCAGGATGGTGCGGCGCGCGGCGAGTCCGATCCGACGGGGACTGCTGCCCCCCCGCGGTCCGACCAGACCGCGGAACCCGATGCAGCGGACCGGCCGGTCGAGGAACACGCCGAGGACATCGCCGTCGCTGCCGCCTTTGCCGCCCTGCCCCCCGGATTGCTGGAACGGCTGCGCCACGGCGGCGGCCAGCGCCGGCAGGTGCGGCACGGCGGATCCGGCGCGACCGGCTTGTCCGCACAGCGCGGTCGCGCCCACGGCACGAAACGGACAGCCCCCGGCCGCCCCGATAAGATCGACATCCTCGCCACGCTCCGCGCGGCAGCTCCATGGCAGCGGCTGCGGTCGGCCGGGCGGACCGGGGGTAGCCGCCGCATCGAGGTACGCAAGGACGATCTGCGCGCGATCCGGCGCAAGCAGCGCCGGCAAACCACGACGATCTTCGTCGTCGACGCCTCGGGCTCCTGTGCCCTGCAGCGCCTGGCCGAGGCCAAGGGCGCAGTCGAACTCCTCCTTGCCGACTGCTACGTGCGCCGCGACCATGTGGCGCTGCTGGCGTTTCGCGGCTCCGACGCCGAGATCGTGCTGCCGGCGACCCGCTCCCTGCACCGGGCGCGACGCGACCTTGCCTGCCTGCCGGGCGGCGGCGGCACGCCGCTGGCGAGCGCCATAGAGCGGGCTGCCGAGCTCGCCGACCAGGAACTGCGCCGCGATCGCTCACCGGTGATCGTCCTGCTGACGGACGGACGGGCCAATGTCACCCGCGACAACCGGCGCGACCGCGTGACAGCAACGCGCGAGGCGATCGACGCCGGCAGGGCGCTGGCCAAGGCAGGCGTCGCATCGGTGCTGATCGACACGGCGCTGCGCCCCGACCCCCGGGCGCTCGAACTCGCGCAAGCGATGGGTGCAATCTATCTGCCCATGCCACATGCCGACGCCGCCGGTCTGTCGAGCGCGGCGCGCAAGGCAGCCGGAGCGATGCGGAGCGCTGCGCCATGGCAATGA
- the bchO gene encoding alpha/beta fold hydrolase BchO encodes MAMTASLPAWPDWPGRDSSRIVEAGGVSWHVQQSGRGPDLLLVHGTGASTHSWRGLMPYLTERWRVTAPDLPGHGFTDPIRDGQPTLPAIAHVLTALVEQLAIRPMVAVGHSAGAAILARMAIDGGIRPALLVAINGAFLPFRGIAMRMFPQLARLLVANPLVARTLALSSSERTVNRMIRGSGSSIDEHGIDLYGRLFRDHHHVAGALEMMANWDLAPLVRDLPRLDIPTLLIVGEGDRYVDPSESRIVARLIRQCERVLLPGLGHLMHEEAPAKIADLILDRAEAAGADAAP; translated from the coding sequence ATGGCAATGACCGCGAGCCTTCCGGCCTGGCCGGACTGGCCGGGTCGCGATTCGAGCCGTATCGTCGAGGCGGGCGGCGTTTCGTGGCATGTCCAGCAATCCGGCCGCGGCCCCGACCTGCTGCTCGTCCACGGCACGGGTGCCTCCACCCATTCCTGGCGAGGGCTGATGCCATACCTCACCGAACGCTGGCGCGTCACCGCGCCGGACCTGCCGGGACATGGCTTCACCGATCCGATCCGCGACGGCCAGCCGACCTTGCCGGCGATCGCCCATGTGCTGACCGCTCTGGTCGAACAGCTGGCGATCCGGCCGATGGTCGCGGTCGGACATTCGGCAGGGGCCGCGATCCTCGCCCGGATGGCAATCGACGGAGGTATCCGGCCGGCGCTCCTCGTTGCGATCAACGGTGCATTCCTGCCGTTCCGAGGCATCGCGATGCGGATGTTTCCGCAGCTCGCGCGCCTCCTCGTCGCCAACCCCCTCGTCGCGCGAACGCTTGCCCTGTCGTCGAGCGAACGGACGGTGAACCGGATGATCCGCGGCAGCGGCTCCAGCATCGACGAGCACGGGATCGACCTGTACGGACGGCTGTTCCGCGATCACCATCACGTCGCCGGCGCGCTGGAAATGATGGCGAACTGGGACCTCGCGCCGCTGGTGCGCGATCTTCCCCGCCTCGACATTCCCACCCTGCTCATCGTCGGCGAGGGTGACCGCTACGTGGACCCGTCGGAATCCCGGATCGTCGCCCGCCTGATTCGGCAGTGCGAACGGGTCCTGCTGCCCGGTCTCGGCCACCTCATGCACGAGGAGGCACCCGCCAAGATCGCCGACCTCATCCTCGACCGGGCCGAGGCAGCCGGTGCGGATGCCGCGCCATGA
- a CDS encoding phytoene desaturase, translated as MTRHAPPPAFRAAAAASHSAPHAVIIGSGFGGLAAAIRLGARGYRVTVLEQLEQPGGRASVFRQDGFTFDAGPTIVTAPFLFEELWSLCGRRLADDVDLRPISPFYELRFDDGSRFRCDADPEFMRAEVARLSPGDVAGYEAFMRRSEAMCRVGFEELGHVPFHRPGSMVRILPDLVRLGGHRSVYGLVARHVRDERLRTALSFHPLLIGGNPFRATAIYCLIAHLERRWGVHFAMGGTGRLVAGMVRLIEDQGNEIRCHARVERIAVDSGRAVGVRLASGETVAADVVVSNADSATTYRALLAPGRRRRWTNRRIDRARYSMSLFVWYFGTRRQFPEVGHHTILLGPRYRGLLADIFDRKVLADDFSLYLHRPTATDPSLAPAGCDAFYVLSPVPHLDSRIDWSVAAEPYRRRIAAFLDARLMPGFEADIVTSRLMTPADFRDRLASHKGAAFGLEPVLTQSAWFRPHNRSEEIENLFLVGAGTHPGAGIPGVLSSARVLDRVVPDAVAAA; from the coding sequence ATGACGCGCCACGCCCCTCCCCCGGCGTTCCGGGCTGCGGCGGCGGCCAGCCACTCGGCCCCGCACGCGGTCATCATCGGCAGCGGTTTCGGCGGGCTTGCGGCAGCTATCCGGCTGGGTGCGCGGGGCTACCGGGTCACCGTGCTCGAACAGCTGGAGCAGCCCGGCGGGCGGGCTTCGGTATTCCGGCAGGACGGCTTCACCTTCGACGCGGGACCGACCATCGTCACGGCACCCTTCCTGTTCGAAGAGCTCTGGTCGCTGTGCGGGCGCAGGCTCGCGGACGATGTAGACCTGCGACCAATATCGCCCTTCTACGAATTGAGGTTCGACGATGGCAGCCGGTTCCGCTGCGATGCGGACCCGGAATTCATGCGCGCCGAGGTCGCCCGCCTGTCGCCGGGCGACGTGGCCGGATACGAGGCCTTCATGCGGCGCAGCGAGGCGATGTGCCGTGTCGGGTTCGAGGAACTCGGCCATGTGCCGTTTCACCGGCCCGGCAGCATGGTCCGCATCCTGCCCGATCTCGTGCGGCTTGGCGGCCACCGTTCGGTCTATGGCCTCGTTGCCCGCCACGTGCGTGACGAGCGGCTGCGCACGGCGCTGAGCTTCCATCCGCTGCTGATCGGCGGCAATCCGTTCCGGGCGACCGCCATCTACTGCCTGATCGCCCATCTCGAGCGCAGATGGGGGGTGCATTTCGCCATGGGCGGCACCGGCCGGCTGGTGGCGGGCATGGTCCGGCTGATCGAAGACCAGGGCAACGAAATACGCTGCCACGCCCGCGTCGAGAGGATCGCCGTCGACTCCGGCCGGGCGGTCGGCGTGAGGCTCGCCTCCGGCGAGACGGTGGCCGCAGACGTGGTCGTGTCCAACGCCGATTCCGCCACCACCTATCGCGCACTCCTAGCGCCGGGCCGGCGGCGGCGCTGGACGAACCGGCGGATCGACCGGGCGCGCTACTCGATGAGCCTGTTCGTCTGGTATTTCGGCACACGGCGGCAGTTCCCCGAGGTCGGACACCACACGATCCTGCTCGGCCCGCGCTATCGCGGCCTGCTCGCCGACATATTCGACCGCAAGGTGCTCGCGGACGATTTCAGCCTCTACCTGCATCGCCCGACGGCCACCGATCCTTCTCTGGCGCCGGCCGGCTGCGATGCCTTCTACGTGCTGTCGCCTGTACCGCATCTCGACAGCAGGATCGACTGGAGCGTCGCCGCCGAGCCCTATCGCCGGCGCATCGCCGCCTTCCTCGACGCTCGCCTGATGCCGGGTTTCGAGGCCGATATCGTGACCTCGCGACTGATGACGCCCGCCGACTTCCGCGATCGGCTCGCCTCCCACAAGGGGGCGGCGTTCGGGCTCGAACCGGTGCTCACCCAGAGCGCATGGTTCCGGCCGCACAACCGCAGCGAGGAGATCGAGAACCTGTTTCTCGTCGGCGCCGGCACGCATCCCGGCGCGGGCATCCCCGGCGTGCTGTCGTCGGCACGCGTTCTCGACAGGGTCGTACCCGATGCTGTCGCCGCCGCATGA